A window of the Eleutherodactylus coqui strain aEleCoq1 chromosome 8, aEleCoq1.hap1, whole genome shotgun sequence genome harbors these coding sequences:
- the LOC136578077 gene encoding mucin-2-like, whose amino-acid sequence MSPNHPGATSPNQPEATSSNHPKATFPNHPGATSSNNPAATSSKHSATSLNHPGATSPNHSRATSPYYQGAMSPNHPGATSPNHPEATSPNHPGATSPNHPGATFPNHSHLQEQHVPTFQEQHLPTFHQQHLPITQEQCLPTTQEKLLPIIQEQHLPIVQEQRFSTIQEQLLPTPQEQFLPTLQEQLSPTTQKQLLPTSQEQLLPIVQEQLLPTTQESNFPQPSRSNFFQPSRSNFFQPSRSSYSQPFSLAGTTCPNLSGTTSPNLPLTTSSNLPGTTSPNHPGTTSHNYPGATSPKHPATSPNHPGANISQPSRNNVSQPPRSNISQPTRSNIFQPPKSNFSQPSRSNFFQQSSSNFFQTFKNLSQQSRSNVSQPFKSNVSLSPRSNVSKPSRSDISQPPRSNVSQPPRSNVSQPPRSNVSQPPRSNVSQPSTTFLNRPGAISPKHPGATSPTHPATSLNHPGATSPNHPGATSPNHPGATSPNHSGATSPNHSGATSPNHSHLQEQLLPTIQEQLLLSIQAQLLQPSRSKHLPTIQEQCLPTIQEQCLPTTQKQLLPTIQEQLLPTFQQQLILNIQQHLSTIQEQRLPTIQEQRLPTIQEQCLPTTQEQRLPTTQESNVSHPPSNISQPSRSNVSQPPRSKFSKPPRSNFSKPPRSNFSQPPRSNFSQPFSLAGTTCPNLSGTTSPNLPLTTSSNLPGTTSPNHPGTTSPNYPGATSPKHPATSPNHPGANISQPSRNNVSQPPRSNISQPTRSNIFQPPKSNFSQPSRSNFFQQSSSNFFQTFKNLSQQSRSNVSQPFKSNVSLSPRSNVSKPSRSDISQPPRSNVSQPPRSNVSQPPRSNVSQPPRSNVSQPSTTFLNRPGAISPKHPGATSPTHPATSLNHPGATSPNHPGATSPNHPGATSPNHSGATSPNHSGATSPNHSHLQEQLLPTIQEQLLLSIQAQLLQPSRSKHLPTIQEQCLPTIQEQCLPTTQKQLLPTIQEQLLPTFQQQLILNIQQHLSTIQEQRLPTIQEQRLPTIQEQCLPTTQEQRLPTTQESNVSHPPSNISQPSRSNVSQPPRSKFSKPPRSNFSKPPRSNFSQPPRSNFSQPFSLAGTTCPNLSGTTSPNLPLTTSSNLPGTTSPNHPGTTSPNYPGATSPKHPATSPNHPGANISQPSRNNVSQPPRSNISQPTRSNIFQPPKSNFSQPPRSNFFQQSSSNVFQTFSNISQPSRSNVSQPFKSNVSLLPRSNVSQPSRSKVSQPSRSNFSKPPRSNFSQPPRSNFSQPFSLAGTTCPNLSGTTSPNLPSTTSPNLPGTTSPNHPGTTSPKHPGTTSPTIQEQLLLTIQEQLLPNIQQHVPAIQEQTSPNHPGAMSANHPGATSPNHPGAMSPNHPGATSNVSHPPSNISQPSRSNVSQPPRSKFSKPPRSNFSKPPRSNFSQPPRSNFSQPFSLAGTTCPNLSGTTSPNLSLTTSSNLPGTTSPNHPGTTSPNYPGATSPKHPATSPNHPGANISQPSRNNVSQPPRSNISQPTRSNIFQPPKSNFSQPSRSNFFQQSSSNVFQTFSNISQPSRSNVSQPFKSNVSLLPRSNVSQPSRSKVSQPSRSNFSKPPRSNFSQPPRSNFSQPFSLAGTTCPNLSGTTSPNLPSTTSPNLPGTTSPNHPGTTSPKHPGTTSPTIQEQLLLTIQEQLLPNIQQHLPTIQEQTSLNHPGAMSANHPGATSPNHLGATSPNQTGATSSNHPKATFPNHPGATSPNNPAATSSKHSATSLNHPGATSSNHSRATSPYPQGAMSPNHPGATSPNHPGATSPNHPEATSNVSQPSRSNISHPPSNISQPSRSNFSKPPRSNFSQPFSLAGTTSPNLPSTTSPNLPGKTSPNHPVTTYPKHPGTTSPTIQEQLLLTIQEQLLPTIQEQRLPTIQEQRLPITKEQHLSTSQEKRLPTIQEQHLPTTQDQLLPTIQEQLLPTIQEQLLPTIQESNFSQPSRRNFFQPSRSNFFQPSRSNFPQTSRSNYSQPSGNISQPSRNNSQPSRNNFSQPSRNNVSQPPRNNFSQPARSNVSKPPRSNISKPPRNNVSQPSRSNVSQPFKSNVCLSPRSNIFQLARSNVFQPSRSNIFQPPRINFSQPSRSNFSQPSRSNFSQPSRSNFSQPSRRNFFQPSRSNFPLPSRSNYSQPSGATSSNHPGSTSPNHPGATSPNHPGATSPNHPGATSLNHPGGTSSNHLEATSPNHPGATTPNHLKQLPPNIQEQLLPTIWQHLPTIQEQLPTIQEQLLPTIQEQRLPTTQEQLLPTSQEQRLQTTQEQHLQTTQEQRLPTIQEQRLPTIQEQRLPITKEQHLPTSQEQRLPTIQEQHLPTTQDQLLPTIQEQLLPTIQEQLLPTIQDQEQLLPTIQEQRLPITKEQHLPTSQEQRLPTIQEQHLPTTQDQLLPTIQEQLLPTIQEQLLPTIQEQLLSTIQEELLPTI is encoded by the exons atgtctcccaaccacccaggagcaacatCTCCCAACCAACCAGAGGCAACATCTTCCAACCACccaaaagcaacttttcccaaccatccaggagcaacttcttccAACAATCCAGCAGCAACGTCTTCCAAACATTCAGCAACATctctcaaccatccaggagcaacgtctcccaaccattcAAGAGCAACGTCTCCCTATTACCAAGGAGCaatgtctcccaaccatccaggagcaacgtctcccaaccatccagaagCAACATCTCCAAACCACcccggagcaacttctcccaaccacccaggagcaacttTTCCCAACCATTCTCACTTGCAGGAACAACATGTCCCAACCTTTCAGGAACAACATCTCCCAACCTTCCATCAACAACATCTCCCAATCACCCAGGAGCAatgtctcccaaccacccaggaaaAACTTCTCCCAATCATCCAGGAGCAACATCTCCCAATCGTCCAGGAGCAACGTTTCTCAactatccaggagcaacttctcccaacccccCAGGAGCAATTTCTCCCAACCCTCCAGGAGCAACTTTCCCCAACCACCCAgaaacaacttctcccaaccagccaggagcaacttctcccaatcgtccaggagcaacttctcccaaccacccagga GAGCAACTTTCCCCAACCATCCAGAAGCAACTTcttccaaccatccaggagcaacttcttccaaccatccaggagcagctaCTCCCAACCATTCTCACTTGCAGGAACAACATGTCCCAACCTTTCAGGAACAACATCTCCCAACCTTCCATTGACAACATCTTCCAACCTtccaggaacaacttctcccaatcatccaggaacaacttctcataactatccaggagcaacttctcccaaacaTCCAGCAacatctcccaaccatccaggagcaaacatctcccaaccatccaggaacaatgtctcccaaccacccaggagcaacatCTCCCAACCAACCAGGAGCAACATCTTCCAACCACccaaaagcaacttttcccaaccatccaggagcaacttcttccAACAATCCAGCAGCAACTTCTTCCAAACATTCAAAAACCTCTCTCAAcaatccaggagcaacgtctcccaaccattcAAGAGCAACGTCTCCCTATCACCAAGGAGCAATGTCTCCAAACCATCCAGGAGCGACATCTCCCAACCACCCAgaagcaacgtctcccaaccacccaggagcaacgtctcccaaccacccaggagcaacgtctcccaaccacccaggagcaacgtctcccaaccatctACAACATTTCTCAACCGTCCAGGAGCAATATCTCCCAAACATCCAGGAGCAACATCTCCCACCCACCCAGCAACATctctcaaccatccaggagcaacgtctcccaaccacccaggagcaacttctccaaaCCACcccggagcaacttctcccaaccactcaggagcaacttctcccaaccactcaggagcaacttctcccaaccattctCACTTgcaggaacaacttctcccaaccatccaggaacaacttctcctAAGCATCCAGGCACAACTtctccaaccatccaggagcaaacatctcccaaccatccaagagcaatgtctcccaaccatccaggagcaatgtctcccaaccacccagaagcaacttctcccaaccatccaggagcaacttctgcCAACCTTCCAGCAGCAACTTATTCTAAACATTCAGCAACATctctcaaccatccaggagcaacgtctcccaaccatccaggagcaacgtctcccaaccatccaggagcaatgtctcccaaccacccaggagcaacgtctcccaaccacccagga gagcaacgtctcccacccacccagcaacatctctcaaccatccaggagcaacgtctcgcaaccacccaggagcaaatTCTCcaaaccacccaggagcaacttctccaaaccacccaggagcaacttctctcaaccacccaggagcaacttctcccaaccattctCACTTGCAGGAACAACATGTCCCAACCTTTCAGGAACAACATCTCCCAACCTTCCATTGACAACATCTTCCAACCTtccaggaacaacttctcccaatcatccaggaacaacttctcctaactatccaggagcaacttctcccaaacaTCCAGCAacatctcccaaccatccaggagcaaacatctcccaaccatccaggaacaatgtctcccaaccacccaggagcaacatCTCCCAACCAACCAGGAGCAACATCTTCCAACCACccaaaagcaacttttcccaaccatccaggagcaacttcttccAACAATCCAGCAGCAACTTCTTCCAAACATTCAAAAACCTCTCTCAAcaatccaggagcaacgtctcccaaccattcAAGAGCAACGTCTCCCTATCACCAAGGAGCAATGTCTCCAAACCATCCAGGAGCGACATCTCCCAACCACCCAgaagcaacgtctcccaaccacccaggagcaacgtctcccaaccacccaggagcaacgtctcccaaccacccaggagcaacgtctcccaaccatctACAACATTTCTCAACCGTCCAGGAGCAATATCTCCCAAACATCCAGGAGCAACATCTCCCACCCACCCAGCAACATctctcaaccatccaggagcaacgtctcccaaccacccaggagcaacttctccaaaCCACcccggagcaacttctcccaaccactcaggagcaacttctcccaaccactcaggagcaacttctcccaaccattctCACTTgcaggaacaacttctcccaaccatccaggaacaacttctcctAAGCATCCAGGCACAACTtctccaaccatccaggagcaaacatctcccaaccatccaagagcaatgtctcccaaccatccaggagcaatgtctcccaaccacccagaagcaacttctcccaaccatccaggagcaacttctgcCAACCTTCCAGCAGCAACTTATTCTAAACATTCAGCAACATctctcaaccatccaggagcaacgtctcccaaccatccaggagcaacgtctcccaaccatccaggagcaatgtctcccaaccacccaggagcaacgtctcccaaccacccagga gagcaacgtctcccacccacccagcaacatctctcaaccatccaggagcaacgtctcgcaaccacccaggagcaaatTCTCcaaaccacccaggagcaacttctccaaaccacccaggagcaacttctctcaaccacccaggagcaacttctcccaaccattctCACTTGCAGGAACAACATGTCCCAACCTTTCAGGAACAACATCTCCCAACCTTCCATTGACAACATCTTCCAACCTtccaggaacaacttctcccaatcatccaggaacaacttctcctaactatccaggagcaacttctcccaaacaTCCAGCAacatctcccaaccatccaggagcaaacatctcccaaccatccaggaacaatgtctcccaaccacccaggagcaacatCTCCCAACCAACCAGGAGCAACATCTTCCAACCACccaaaagcaacttttcccaaccacccaggagcaacttctTCCAACAATCCAGCAGCAACGTCTTCCAAACATTCAGCAACATctctcaaccatccaggagcaacgtctcccaaccattcAAGAGCAACGTCTCCCTATTACCAAGGAGCaatgtctcccaaccatccaggagcaaagtctcccaaccatccaggagcaacttctccaaaCCACcccggagcaacttctcccaaccacccaggagcaacttTTCCCAACCATTCTCACTTGCAGGAACAACATGTCCCAACCTTTCAGGAACAACATCTCCCAACCTTCCATCAACAACATCTCCCAACCTtccaggaacaacttctcccaaccatccaggaacaacttctcctAAGCATCCAGGTACAACTtctccaaccatccaggagcaacttctcctaactatccaggagcaacttctcccaaacaTCCAGCAACATGTCCCAGCCATCCAGGAGCAAacatctcccaaccatccaggagcaatgtctgccaaccacccaggagcaacatctcctaaccatccaggagcaatgtctcccaaccacccaggagcaac gagcaacgtctcccacccacccagcaacatctctcaaccatccaggagcaacgtctcgcaaccacccaggagcaaatTCTCcaaaccacccaggagcaacttctccaaaccacccaggagcaacttctctcaaccacccaggagcaacttctcccaaccattctCACTTGCAGGAACAACATGTCCCAACCTTTCAGGAACAACATCTCCCAACCTTTCATTGACAACATCTTCCAACCTtccaggaacaacttctcccaatcatccaggaacaacttctcctaactatccaggagcaacttctcccaaacaTCCAGCAacatctcccaaccatccaggagcaaacatctcccaaccatccaggaacaatgtctcccaaccacccaggagcaacatCTCCCAACCAACCAGGAGCAACATCTTCCAACCACccaaaagcaacttttcccaaccatccaggagcaacttcttccAACAATCCAGCAGCAACGTCTTCCAAACATTCAGCAACATctctcaaccatccaggagcaacgtctcccaaccattcAAGAGCAACGTCTCCCTATTACCAAGGAGCaatgtctcccaaccatccaggagcaaagtctcccaaccatccaggagcaacttctccaaaCCACcccggagcaacttctcccaaccacccaggagcaacttTTCCCAACCATTCTCACTTGCAGGAACAACATGTCCCAACCTTTCAGGAACAACATCTCCCAACCTTCCATCAACAACATCTCCCAACCTtccaggaacaacttctcccaaccatccaggaacaacttctcctAAGCATCCAGGTACAACTtctccaaccatccaggagcaacttctcctaactatccaggagcaacttctcccaaacaTCCAGCAacatctcccaaccatccaggagcaaacatctctcaaccatccaggagcaatgtctgccaaccacccaggagcaacatCTCCCAACCACCTAGGAGCAACATCTCCCAACCAAACAGGAGCAACATCTTCCAACCACccaaaagcaacttttcccaaccatccaggagcaacttctcccaacaatCCAGCAGCAACTTCTTCCAAACATTCAGCAACATctctcaaccatccaggagcaacgtcttcCAACCACTCAAGAGCAACGTCTCCTTATCCCCAAGGAGCaatgtctcccaaccatccaggagcaacgtctccaaaccatccaggagcaacgtctcccaaccacccagaagcaac gagcaacgtctcccaaccatccaggagcaacatctcccacccacccagcaacatctctcaaccatccaggagcaacttctccaaaCCACCCCGGAGCAACTTTTCCCAACCATTCTCACTTGCAGGAACAACATCTCCCAACCTTCCATCAACAACATCTCCCAACCTTCCAGGaaaaacttctcccaaccatccagtaACAACTTATCCTAAGCATCCAGGCACAACTTCTCCAactatccaggagcaacttctcctaactatccaggagcaacttctcccaaccatccaggagcaacgtctcccaaccattcAAGAGCAACGTCTCCCTATCACCAAGGAGCAACATCTTTCAACTAGCCAGGAGAAACGTcttccaaccatccaggagcaacatcTTCCAACCACCCAGgatcaacttctcccaaccatccaggagcaacttctcccaaccatccaggagcaacttctcccaaccatccagga gagcaacttctcccaaccatccaggaggaacttcttccaaccatccaggagcaacttcttccAACCATCTAGAAGCAACTTCCCCCAAACATCCAGGAGCAACTACTCCCAACCATCTGGCAacatctcccaaccatccaggaacaactcccaaccatccaggaacaacttctcccaaccatccaggaacaacgtctcccaaccacccaggaacaacttctcccaaccagccaggagcaacgtctccaaaccacccaggagcaacatCTCCAAACCACCCAGGaacaacgtctcccaaccatccaggagcaacgtctcccaaccattcAAGAGCAACGTCTGCCTATCACCAAGGAGCAACATCTTCCAACTAGCCAGGAGCAACGTcttccaaccatccaggagcaacatcTTCCAACCACCCAGgatcaacttctcccaaccatccaggagcaacttctcccaaccatccaggagcaacttctcccaaccatccaggagcaacttctctcaACCATCCAGGAGGAATTTCTTCCAACCATCTAGAAGCAACTTCCCCctaccatccaggagcaactacTCCCAACCATCTG gagcaacatcTTCCAACCACCCAGgatcaacttctcccaaccatccaggagcaacttctcccaaccatccaggagcaacttctcccaaccatccaggagcaacttctctcaACCATCCAGGAGGAACTTCTTCCAACCATCTAGAAGCAACTtcccccaaccatccaggagcaactacTCCCAACCATCTG AAGCAACTTCCCCCAAACATCCAGGAGCAACTACTCCCAACCATCTGGCAacatctcccaaccatccaggaacaactcccaaccatccaggaacaacttctcccaaccatccaggaacaacgtctcccaaccacccaggaacaacttctcccaaccagccaggagcaacgtctccaaaccacccaggagcaacatCTCCAAACCACCCAGGaacaacgtctcccaaccatccaggagcaacgtctcccaaccattcAAGAGCAACGTCTGCCTATCACCAAGGAGCAACATCTTCCAACTAGCCAGGAGCAACGTcttccaaccatccaggagcaacatcTTCCAACCACCCAGgatcaacttctcccaaccatccaggagcaacttctcccaaccatccaggagcaacttctcccaaccatccagga ccaggagcaacttctcccaaccattcaAGAGCAACGTCTGCCTATCACCAAGGAGCAACATCTTCCAACTAGCCAGGAGCAACGTcttccaaccatccaggagcaacatcTTCCAACCACCCAGgatcaacttctcccaaccatccaggagcaacttctcccaaccatccaggagcaacttctcccaaccatccaggagcaacttctctcaACCATCCAGGAGGAACTTCTTCCAACCATCTAG
- the LOC136578078 gene encoding mucin-2-like, translated as MSPKHPGATSSNHTEATSSKHSATSLNHPGANVSQTSSSNFLSTIQEQLSLYHLGTTPNQPGTTSPNHPGASFPNYPEATSTKYPATSLNHPETSVSQPLRSNVSQPPRSNIFQPPRSNFSQPSRSNFSQQSSSNFFQTFSNISQPFKSNVSQPFKSNVSLSPRSNVSQPSRGNVSKPSRSNISQPPRSNVYQPPRSNVSQPPRSNVSQPTRSNVSQPSSNISQPSRSNVSQPPRSNFSKPPRSNFSQPLRSNFSQPFSVAGTTCPNLSGTTSPNLPLTTSPNLPGTTSPNQPGTTSPKHPGTTSPTIQEQTFSNHPGAMSPNHPGATSPNHPGATSPNHPGATSPNHPGATSSNHQEATSPNHPGALSANLPAATYSKHSATSLNHSGANVSQPSRSKYLSTIQKQMSLNHSGGNVSQPSRSKCLSSIQEQHLPPIQEQHLPTIQEQRLPTTQEQSLPITQEQLTPTVYEQLNNFSQTSMENFSLPSMNNLSQPPGNNFSQPSRSNLSQPSRSNFSYLSWSNLSQTSSNSSQPSRSTRLPTIQEQCLPTIQE; from the coding sequence aTGTCTCCCAAGCACCCAGGAGCAACATCCTCCAACCACACAGAAGCAACTTCTTCTAAACATTCAGCAACATctctcaaccatccaggagcaaatgTCTCTCAAACATCCAGCAGCAACTTTctctcaaccatccaggagcaactgtCTCTCTACCACCTAGGAACAACTCCCAACCAaccaggaacaacttctcccaaccatccaggagcaagtTTTCCTAACTATCCAGAAGCAACTTCTACCAAATATCCAGCAACATCTCTCAACCATCCAGAAACAAGCGTCTCCCAACCACTCAGGAGCAACGTCTCTCAACCACCTAGGAGCAACATCTTCCAACCACCCAGAAGCAACttttcccaaccatccaggagcaacttctcccaacaatCCAGCAGCAACTTCTTCCAAACATTCAGCAACATCTCTCAACCATTcaagagcaacgtctcccaaccattcAAGAGCAACGTCTCCCTATCACCAAGGAGCaatgtctcccaaccatccaggggcAATGTCtccaaaccatccaggagcaacatcTCCCAACCACCCAGAAGCAACGTctaccaaccacccaggagcaacgtctcccaaccacccaggagcaacgtctcccaaccaaccaggagcaacgtctcccaaccttCTAGCAACATTtctcaaccatccaggagcaacgtttcccaaccacccaggagcaacttctccaaaCCACcccggagcaacttctcccaaccactcaggagcaacttctcccaaccgttcTCAGTTGCAGGAACAACATGTCCCAACCTTTCAGGAACAACATCTCCCAACCTTCCATTAACAACATCTCCCAACCTtccaggaacaacttctcccaaccaaccAGGAACAACTTCTCCTAAGCATCCAGGCACAACTtctccaaccatccaggagcaaacattttccaaccatccaggagcaatgtctcccaaccacccaggagcaacgtctcccaaccacccaggagcaacgtctcccaaccacccaggagcaacgtctcccaaccacccaggagcaacatCTTCCAACCACCAagaagcaacttctcccaaccatccaggagcacttTCTGCCAACCTTCCAGCAGCAACTTATTCTAAACATTCAGCAACATCTCTCAACCATTCAGGAGCAAATGTctctcaaccatccaggagcaaataTCTCTCAACCATCCAGAAGCAAATGTCTCTCAACCATTCAGGAGGAAATGTctctcaaccatccaggagcaaatgTCTCTCATCCATCCAGGAGCAACATCTCCCACCCATCCAAGAGCAAcatctcccaaccatccaagagCAACGTCTCCCTACCACCCAGGAGCAAAGTCTCCCAATCACCCAGGAGCAACTTACCCCAACCGTCTATGAACAACTGAACAACTTCTCCCAAACATCTATGGAGAACTTCTCCCTACCATCCATGAACAACCTCTCCCAACCACCGgggaacaacttctcccaaccatccaggagcaacctcTCTCAACCATCCAGAAGCAACTTCTCCTATCTATCCTGGAGCAACCTCTCCCAAACATCCAGCAACAGctctcaaccatccaggagcacacgtctcccaaccatccaggagcaatgtctcccaaccatccaggagtaa